Proteins from one Mucilaginibacter jinjuensis genomic window:
- a CDS encoding phage tail sheath family protein, protein MLQSNIKSPGVYINELNAFPNSVVAVATAIPAFIGYTPQAQYEGKSYLNVPQKVSSFAEFQAIFCYPDPAPPAPPAKQYSPQYYLVQQKAKPADSDYMMINGSYYSILPDPNTIYYLYNSIRLFYQNGGGDAYIVSVGTYGPPSGSTSAPGAQIVNPNVKLADLTAGLYLLLNEQEPTMYICPEATLLSVADNSTLMQSMLGQNAAMQSNISVFDIIGGRNPDPIMYTNDITTFRNNTGVQGLSYGTAYYPFIGTTIMQNSDLDYTNLFGGDIKQLAPLLSPASNPDPVVNAVIAGIETPSSPPLTVTQYNNSLLNASKQYAAIIKHVLFDANILPPSGGMAGVMTTIDNQEGVWQAPANTSIIGAVSLPIRLSETQQANLNVDAVSGKSINAIRFFNGIGILVWGARTLDGNSQDWRYLPVRRTLIMLEQSCKLASQPYVFQPNDKNTWEGVKAMIGSFLTTIWKEGGLQGASASDAFSVDCGLGTTMTSDDILNGFMNVMVKVAVVRPAEFIVITFQQQMATSS, encoded by the coding sequence ATGCTTCAATCAAACATTAAATCACCGGGCGTCTATATAAACGAGCTCAATGCCTTTCCCAATTCGGTAGTGGCAGTAGCTACCGCGATACCGGCCTTCATCGGCTATACGCCGCAAGCACAGTATGAAGGGAAATCGTATTTAAATGTGCCTCAGAAGGTAAGCTCGTTTGCCGAGTTTCAGGCTATTTTTTGTTACCCAGATCCTGCGCCGCCGGCACCACCGGCTAAGCAGTATTCGCCGCAGTATTACCTGGTACAGCAAAAAGCTAAACCGGCCGATTCTGATTATATGATGATCAATGGCAGCTATTATTCTATTTTGCCCGATCCAAATACCATTTATTATTTGTATAACAGTATCAGGCTGTTCTATCAAAATGGTGGTGGCGATGCTTATATCGTTTCGGTAGGTACTTATGGCCCTCCGTCGGGCAGTACTTCTGCACCGGGTGCACAAATTGTAAACCCTAATGTAAAGCTGGCCGATTTGACAGCCGGTTTGTATTTACTGCTGAATGAGCAGGAGCCAACCATGTATATATGCCCGGAGGCAACTTTGCTTTCTGTGGCTGATAACTCTACGTTGATGCAAAGCATGCTGGGCCAAAATGCAGCGATGCAAAGCAATATCAGCGTGTTTGACATCATCGGCGGCCGCAACCCTGATCCGATTATGTATACCAATGATATAACCACCTTTAGAAATAACACTGGTGTGCAGGGTTTAAGCTATGGTACAGCATACTATCCGTTTATTGGCACTACCATTATGCAAAATTCGGATCTTGACTATACCAACCTTTTTGGTGGCGATATTAAACAACTGGCACCACTGTTAAGCCCGGCCAGCAACCCAGACCCGGTGGTAAACGCTGTAATAGCAGGTATCGAAACGCCATCGAGCCCGCCTTTAACCGTAACACAATACAATAACTCGTTGTTAAACGCCAGCAAGCAGTATGCGGCTATTATTAAACATGTTTTGTTTGATGCCAATATATTGCCGCCAAGCGGTGGTATGGCCGGTGTAATGACCACCATTGATAACCAGGAAGGTGTTTGGCAAGCGCCCGCAAATACATCGATAATTGGTGCTGTTTCATTACCCATCCGCTTGTCAGAGACCCAACAGGCCAACTTAAACGTGGATGCAGTTTCTGGTAAATCTATCAATGCTATCAGATTCTTCAACGGTATCGGTATCCTCGTATGGGGAGCTCGTACACTGGATGGCAACAGCCAGGATTGGCGCTATTTGCCGGTTCGCCGTACACTCATCATGCTGGAGCAATCGTGTAAGCTGGCTTCGCAACCTTATGTGTTTCAGCCGAATGATAAAAATACCTGGGAAGGTGTTAAGGCCATGATCGGCAGTTTCCTGACCACCATCTGGAAAGAAGGGGGCTTGCAGGGCGCTTCTGCATCTGATGCATTCTCGGTTGATTGCGGGCTGGGTACCACCATGACATCGGATGACATCCTGAACGGGTTTATGAACGTGATGGTAAAAGTTGCAGTGGTTCGCCCGGCTGAGTTTATCGTAATCACTTTCCAGCAACAAATGGCTACTTCAAGCTAA
- a CDS encoding phage tail protein gives MAADDGSKEGATWPMPKFRFEVDLGTELKSVAFQEVSGMDVENQIIEYRKSNSPLFSTEKMPGIAKYGNVTMKRGIFVNDNSFWAWHAEITMNTIKRRTVIIRLLDESGGTTMQWQLNNAWPTKITSTDLKSDGNEVAVDTIEIAHEQLIITNAK, from the coding sequence ATGGCAGCAGATGACGGAAGCAAAGAAGGCGCAACATGGCCGATGCCGAAGTTCAGATTTGAGGTAGATCTTGGAACGGAGCTAAAAAGCGTGGCATTTCAGGAGGTATCCGGTATGGATGTCGAAAATCAGATCATTGAATATCGTAAAAGCAATAGTCCGCTTTTTTCAACCGAAAAAATGCCCGGTATTGCAAAATATGGTAACGTAACCATGAAGAGAGGGATTTTTGTGAACGATAACTCTTTCTGGGCATGGCACGCAGAAATTACCATGAACACGATTAAAAGGCGTACGGTGATTATCAGGTTACTGGATGAGTCGGGCGGTACAACCATGCAATGGCAGTTAAACAATGCCTGGCCAACCAAAATTACCAGTACAGATCTAAAATCGGATGGTAACGAGGTGGCTGTTGATACCATTGAAATTGCACACGAGCAATTGATTATAACCAATGCAAAGTAA
- a CDS encoding molybdopterin-dependent oxidoreductase, producing MKNINFFTLVFAFTFIGLMAKAQTAEVAIGGDVTQPYKLNATNFAAMKQVTVKVTANDGREHVYSGVSLYDILTQADAIPNKQLRGKSLTKYVLVSAADGYQVVIALPEVDPAFTDKLIILANKEDGEDLAANFGPYRLIVPGDKKPARSAMRVVAIDVLTAKKP from the coding sequence ATGAAAAACATTAATTTTTTTACCCTGGTATTTGCCTTCACATTTATTGGTTTGATGGCTAAAGCACAAACGGCAGAAGTTGCTATTGGCGGCGATGTAACCCAGCCTTATAAACTGAATGCCACTAATTTTGCGGCCATGAAACAGGTAACCGTTAAAGTTACCGCCAATGATGGCCGCGAACATGTTTACAGCGGCGTTTCACTTTATGATATTTTAACCCAGGCAGATGCCATCCCTAATAAACAACTGAGAGGAAAATCATTAACTAAATACGTTCTTGTATCTGCAGCAGATGGTTACCAGGTGGTTATTGCCTTACCCGAGGTTGACCCAGCATTTACAGATAAGCTTATTATTTTAGCTAACAAGGAAGATGGTGAAGACCTTGCCGCCAACTTTGGCCCCTATCGCTTGATTGTGCCGGGCGATAAAAAGCCGGCAAGGAGTGCCATGCGGGTGGTAGCAATTGATGTGCTGACAGCCAAGAAACCTTAA
- a CDS encoding SDR family oxidoreductase encodes MTVSILGCGWFGFALAKSLLQEGVAVKGSTTSKSKLSELVDVGIIPFLIQIDQNAGESNPDFFDCDLLVVCIPPQIKAEEGELFLQKINNIISAINQYQISKVIYISTTGVYGDLGIEVNENSDPQPDTENGKLLLQAELIFQSQPNFKTTIVRFGGLVGPGRHPGRFFAGKKDIANGKAPVNLIHQVDAVGVVMAIVKGQYFGQVFNGCSPDHPSRSDFYTGAARQGGFEIPEFKDELKGWKIVSSTKVSELLDYEFKVKDWLNCQF; translated from the coding sequence ATGACGGTAAGTATTTTAGGTTGCGGCTGGTTCGGTTTTGCCTTGGCTAAATCATTATTGCAGGAAGGCGTTGCTGTAAAAGGTTCAACAACTTCCAAATCGAAACTAAGCGAGCTAGTTGATGTGGGTATAATACCTTTTCTTATTCAGATTGATCAGAACGCTGGTGAATCTAATCCTGATTTTTTTGATTGTGATTTACTGGTGGTTTGCATCCCACCCCAAATTAAGGCGGAAGAGGGGGAATTGTTTCTGCAGAAAATTAACAATATCATCTCGGCTATTAATCAGTATCAAATATCCAAAGTAATTTATATCAGCACTACAGGTGTTTATGGAGATTTAGGCATCGAGGTTAATGAAAATTCAGACCCACAACCCGACACAGAGAATGGCAAACTGTTATTACAAGCTGAACTAATATTTCAAAGTCAACCAAATTTTAAAACGACTATAGTAAGATTTGGTGGATTAGTAGGCCCAGGCAGACATCCGGGAAGATTTTTTGCAGGAAAAAAGGATATTGCGAATGGTAAAGCCCCGGTTAATTTAATTCATCAGGTTGACGCGGTTGGCGTAGTGATGGCTATTGTTAAAGGCCAATATTTCGGACAGGTATTTAACGGATGCTCGCCAGATCATCCAAGCCGGTCTGACTTTTACACCGGTGCTGCCAGACAAGGCGGATTCGAAATTCCTGAATTTAAAGATGAACTCAAAGGATGGAAAATAGTAAGCAGCACCAAAGTAAGCGAACTACTCGATTACGAATTTAAAGTTAAAGACTGGCTAAACTGTCAGTTCTAA
- a CDS encoding cytochrome-c peroxidase has product MAFQYSSELPSAAGIDTIQFKQPSNFRKPVYDFDKNPVTKDGFLLGKALFYDPLLSVDKTVACGNCHQASAAFANLGSALSRGIKNCKGTRNAPPLFNLAWQKEFMWDGRINNHEAVPVNALTNPCEMGNTMSNVLYTLQNHAGYPAEFKKVFGSDKITQEMVLKAIAQFTVMMVSANSKYDKYIRHEAGGAFTENEQAGYALFRQKCEACHTEPLFTDLSYRNNGLEETSIDIGRDSMTHQRADRGKFRVPSLRNIEITSPYMHDGRFYSLKEVLQHYNSGMKNHANLDPVFRQDGKVGIALSPTEQTQIIAFLKTLTDVDFINDRRFNNH; this is encoded by the coding sequence ATGGCGTTTCAGTATTCGTCCGAATTACCATCTGCTGCCGGTATTGATACTATTCAGTTTAAACAACCTTCCAATTTTCGCAAACCAGTATATGATTTTGATAAGAATCCCGTAACAAAGGATGGCTTTCTGTTAGGTAAAGCTTTGTTTTATGATCCGCTTTTGTCTGTTGATAAAACGGTAGCTTGCGGTAATTGCCACCAGGCCTCAGCCGCATTTGCCAATCTGGGCAGCGCCTTAAGTCGTGGAATAAAAAATTGCAAAGGCACACGTAATGCACCACCGCTTTTTAACCTGGCCTGGCAAAAGGAATTTATGTGGGATGGCCGGATCAATAACCACGAGGCAGTACCCGTAAATGCTTTGACTAACCCTTGCGAGATGGGCAATACCATGAGTAATGTGCTGTACACCTTGCAAAACCACGCTGGTTACCCTGCTGAATTTAAAAAAGTATTTGGCAGTGATAAAATAACTCAGGAAATGGTGTTGAAGGCAATAGCCCAGTTTACGGTAATGATGGTTTCGGCCAACAGCAAGTACGATAAATATATACGACACGAAGCAGGGGGAGCATTTACTGAAAACGAGCAGGCGGGTTATGCTTTATTTAGGCAAAAATGCGAAGCCTGCCACACCGAACCGTTATTTACAGACCTCTCATACCGAAACAACGGACTCGAGGAAACTTCAATAGATATTGGCCGGGATAGTATGACACACCAACGAGCTGACAGAGGCAAATTTCGTGTACCATCGCTCCGTAATATAGAAATCACCAGCCCATACATGCATGACGGGCGGTTTTACTCACTGAAAGAAGTTCTGCAGCATTATAATTCGGGTATGAAAAATCACGCTAATCTCGACCCCGTTTTTAGACAGGATGGCAAAGTAGGGATTGCCCTTTCACCAACGGAGCAGACGCAAATCATTGCCTTCCTGAAAACGTTAACCGACGTCGACTTTATCAACGACCGCCGGTTTAACAACCATTAA
- a CDS encoding GPW/gp25 family protein, whose protein sequence is MDSQINKLENNFLGSGWSFPVTFSAGNHQLNMTAYEDNINDSIDIILQTNTGERCMEPQFGSGLQQFFFRKMDETLKGEIKDAVKTSLLQNEPRITVTDVIVNFIDIVNGVVEIAITYVYNQVNTRHNYVFPFHLNEGTNL, encoded by the coding sequence GTGGATAGTCAGATCAATAAATTGGAAAATAACTTTTTGGGCTCGGGCTGGTCGTTCCCGGTTACGTTTTCTGCGGGTAACCATCAGTTGAATATGACGGCCTATGAGGACAATATCAATGATTCGATCGACATTATTTTACAAACCAATACCGGCGAACGTTGCATGGAACCTCAATTTGGTTCGGGCCTGCAGCAGTTCTTTTTCCGCAAAATGGATGAAACCCTGAAGGGCGAAATCAAAGACGCGGTAAAGACCTCATTACTGCAAAATGAGCCGCGAATAACGGTTACCGATGTGATAGTCAATTTTATAGATATAGTTAACGGCGTAGTAGAGATTGCAATTACTTACGTGTATAACCAGGTTAATACAAGGCACAATTATGTATTCCCTTTTCACCTGAATGAGGGTACCAATTTGTGA
- a CDS encoding Pvc16 family protein, translating to MPNFTSGNPNAQTTYTTEPTIFDMINKALQFTNDILDQFLRNRFGLTESKVILNNLIENSGAIPLANQNKVVISLINIEKETSKPFYIRNKRLENGSYADVNPAERYNLDLLISGNFDDYNETLKFINAVILFFQINVAVDASSFSNIPAGLSKLEFEIEKIGYHQMHSLWTAMGAKYQPSVIYKLRLVTIQGNEAEGFTPMVSQSSNLITA from the coding sequence ATGCCTAATTTTACTTCAGGCAATCCAAACGCCCAAACTACCTATACAACCGAACCAACAATTTTTGACATGATCAACAAGGCACTTCAATTCACTAACGATATACTTGATCAGTTTTTGAGGAACCGTTTTGGGCTAACGGAAAGCAAAGTTATTCTGAATAATTTAATTGAAAACAGTGGTGCAATACCATTGGCTAATCAGAATAAAGTTGTAATATCACTTATCAATATCGAGAAGGAAACTTCGAAACCATTTTATATCCGGAACAAAAGATTAGAGAACGGCAGCTATGCAGATGTAAACCCTGCCGAGCGTTACAACCTCGATCTTTTAATCAGCGGCAATTTTGACGATTATAACGAAACATTGAAATTCATAAACGCAGTGATCCTGTTTTTCCAGATCAATGTTGCAGTTGATGCCAGTTCGTTCTCGAATATCCCGGCTGGGTTAAGCAAGCTGGAGTTTGAGATTGAAAAGATAGGCTATCACCAAATGCATAGTTTATGGACGGCTATGGGCGCTAAATATCAGCCATCCGTAATTTATAAACTAAGGCTTGTTACCATACAGGGCAACGAAGCCGAAGGCTTTACACCAATGGTATCTCAATCATCAAACTTGATAACGGCATAA
- a CDS encoding phage tail protein has protein sequence MQSNYLVGFYFELSFKGQDAAFQEVSGLSKELSVEEVVCGGENRFKYRLPTVSTSQNLVLKRALIPEGSQLVDWCAATIDEGLVNNITTHDVSLSLLSADGTVCVLWTFYNAYPVKYAVSDLKSQENEIVMESIELAYTYFAVSPDTMFGNLFD, from the coding sequence ATGCAAAGTAATTACCTGGTTGGTTTTTATTTCGAGCTCTCCTTTAAGGGGCAGGATGCAGCTTTTCAGGAAGTATCCGGCCTTTCGAAAGAACTGAGTGTTGAAGAAGTTGTATGCGGCGGGGAGAACCGGTTTAAATACCGGCTCCCCACTGTATCAACCAGTCAAAACCTGGTACTGAAAAGAGCGTTGATACCCGAAGGTTCGCAACTGGTTGACTGGTGCGCTGCCACAATTGATGAAGGACTGGTTAATAATATTACCACACACGATGTTTCATTAAGCCTTTTAAGTGCTGACGGAACCGTATGTGTGCTATGGACTTTTTATAACGCATACCCGGTTAAATACGCGGTATCCGATCTTAAATCGCAGGAAAATGAGATCGTGATGGAATCCATCGAACTGGCTTATACCTATTTCGCCGTTTCGCCCGATACCATGTTTGGTAACCTGTTTGATTAA
- a CDS encoding PAAR domain-containing protein yields the protein MPPAARLTDFHQCPMQTPALVPIPHVGGPIIGPGAPNVLIGSLPAARVGDMAVCVGPPDSIVQGSATVMIGGMPAARMGDTTAHGGQIMLGAFNVMIGG from the coding sequence ATGCCACCAGCAGCAAGATTAACAGATTTTCACCAATGCCCTATGCAAACACCGGCCCTTGTGCCTATACCGCATGTAGGCGGCCCAATTATAGGGCCGGGTGCCCCAAATGTTTTAATTGGCAGTTTACCGGCCGCGCGTGTGGGCGATATGGCCGTATGTGTAGGCCCGCCCGATTCTATTGTACAGGGATCGGCAACGGTTATGATTGGTGGTATGCCGGCCGCGCGAATGGGTGATACAACCGCACATGGGGGGCAAATTATGTTAGGCGCTTTTAATGTAATGATAGGTGGATAG
- a CDS encoding CHC2 zinc finger domain-containing protein, with protein MAEQELMPSENSTNLNQVQLDIVTVVSSYIPLQSSHRALKGACPFHNDQGLSLMISPQNNIFRCFGCGKDGGPVEFVMEIEKKSYQDALSSLSLRLSPQ; from the coding sequence GTGGCCGAACAAGAACTAATGCCATCAGAAAATAGTACTAACCTTAACCAGGTGCAATTAGATATAGTTACCGTTGTATCAAGTTACATTCCACTTCAAAGCAGTCACCGCGCGTTAAAAGGCGCTTGTCCATTCCACAACGACCAGGGTTTATCATTAATGATCTCGCCCCAGAACAATATCTTCAGATGTTTTGGCTGTGGTAAAGACGGCGGCCCGGTTGAGTTTGTGATGGAAATTGAGAAAAAATCGTATCAGGATGCCTTAAGCAGCCTTTCATTAAGACTGAGCCCTCAATAG
- a CDS encoding helix-turn-helix transcriptional regulator, whose protein sequence is MNADKLIVIGCDETAALSTILNSMNGFPYNIVSATKMSDLIGIVKSLNPDLVIINFRNNQFALNDFITFIKRPEIPILCLTRRQEQEDLSWSDTLIVFTYPYESMGNETYLRSRINSIFLLKEGSAKSMVSSTLLGAVIQKSNELGEGRNLSRYVLELDQKVEILLKVKDRIANLCGRVDDHVRAELTSIVNSIKKSANDHKLWEDFKLYFEQTDPDFLKVLSKKYPVLTPVDLKYCCYLKMNMSNDDIRNLLAINQDSVRTHKYRLKKKMSLGKEQDLRSYLKAVGQH, encoded by the coding sequence ATGAACGCTGATAAACTCATCGTAATTGGCTGTGATGAAACGGCTGCCTTATCAACTATATTAAATAGTATGAATGGCTTTCCGTACAATATTGTTTCGGCTACCAAAATGTCTGACTTGATCGGGATAGTTAAATCATTAAACCCCGACCTTGTTATCATTAATTTCAGAAATAATCAATTCGCCCTTAATGATTTTATTACGTTTATTAAGCGGCCGGAAATACCTATTCTTTGCCTTACCCGCAGGCAGGAGCAGGAAGATCTATCATGGTCTGATACGCTTATTGTTTTTACTTATCCTTATGAGTCGATGGGGAACGAAACGTATCTTCGGTCGAGGATTAATTCCATTTTTCTTTTAAAGGAAGGATCTGCAAAAAGCATGGTCAGTTCAACGCTTCTTGGGGCAGTTATTCAAAAAAGTAATGAATTGGGTGAAGGGCGAAACTTAAGCCGATACGTATTAGAGCTCGATCAAAAAGTAGAGATCTTATTAAAAGTTAAAGACCGCATCGCAAACCTTTGCGGCAGGGTTGACGATCACGTGAGGGCCGAACTCACTTCTATTGTAAACTCCATTAAAAAGTCGGCCAACGATCATAAGCTTTGGGAAGATTTTAAACTATACTTCGAACAAACTGATCCTGACTTTCTAAAGGTACTATCCAAAAAATACCCTGTGCTAACCCCAGTAGATTTAAAGTATTGCTGCTATCTGAAAATGAACATGTCAAACGATGACATCCGGAACCTCCTCGCCATTAATCAGGATAGCGTACGTACCCATAAATACCGCCTGAAAAAGAAGATGTCGCTCGGTAAAGAGCAGGATCTCAGAAGCTATCTGAAAGCTGTAGGCCAGCATTAA
- the vgrG gene encoding type VI secretion system tip protein VgrG: protein MAAAGRIGGLVTFTVKVAGNAVPDTVQIHAVHVEKRVNKISIARITILDGEADEGNFTVSSSSTFVPGAEVTIEAGYDSTNALIFKGIITAQTIRIDNLIGSALEVECRDSAIKMIVGRKNLTFSKQKDSDVMSSIIRTYSGLTASVTATTTQWPEQVQYYVTDWDFVLSRAEANGMIVTVSDGTVSVIKPDANTTSVLTITYGIDLLEFNAQLNAVTQLGSVKASSWDFITQAVATASSANNLAGPGNLSSKTLSNVVGLSEFQVQTTAPLQSADLTDWAKAQLIKSEYSKIIGEAKFQGSSLVLPGNYITLAGLGDRFNGDHLVSAVVHDISDGNWNTETSIGLPNTWFIEEPDVMSPPNSGVLPAARGLINGTVKQMSEDPDGQFRILVNVQMFDISGQGIWARLSNFYSTSGAGAFFLPEVGDEVVLGFLNEDPRYPVILGSMYSSSQIKPYSILTPNDKNSLKSIVSKSGIYVEFNDTDKILTINTPNKNTMIYSDKDKSITIQDQNSNSIVMSSDGITMKSNNNINIQAAQKVNIKGDMGITIQSSSGDVAISGLNVKETAQMEYSAEGSMTAKISSGMQMTLKSAMIMIN from the coding sequence ATGGCAGCAGCTGGCAGAATAGGTGGATTGGTAACCTTTACCGTAAAGGTTGCCGGCAATGCAGTCCCTGATACGGTGCAGATCCATGCGGTACATGTAGAGAAACGGGTTAATAAGATCTCCATAGCCAGAATTACAATTTTGGACGGAGAGGCTGACGAGGGTAATTTTACCGTTAGTTCTTCCTCTACTTTTGTGCCTGGCGCCGAGGTAACTATTGAGGCAGGGTACGATTCTACAAACGCTTTAATATTTAAAGGCATTATAACAGCGCAAACCATTAGAATTGATAATCTGATTGGTTCTGCGCTGGAGGTGGAGTGCAGGGATTCGGCCATCAAAATGATCGTTGGTCGGAAAAATCTCACATTCTCTAAACAGAAGGATAGTGATGTTATGAGTTCGATAATTCGCACATACTCCGGCCTTACCGCCAGTGTTACGGCTACCACAACCCAATGGCCCGAGCAGGTTCAATATTATGTAACCGACTGGGATTTTGTACTCTCACGCGCCGAAGCCAATGGTATGATAGTAACCGTTTCTGATGGCACAGTTTCGGTTATTAAACCCGATGCTAACACTACTTCAGTTTTAACCATAACTTATGGGATTGACCTGCTGGAGTTTAATGCCCAACTGAATGCTGTTACACAGTTAGGATCAGTTAAGGCCAGTAGTTGGGATTTTATTACGCAGGCAGTTGCCACAGCATCGTCTGCCAATAACCTGGCAGGACCAGGAAATCTGTCATCCAAAACGCTCTCTAATGTTGTGGGGCTTTCCGAATTTCAGGTGCAAACCACAGCGCCGCTTCAGTCTGCTGATCTAACTGACTGGGCTAAAGCCCAATTGATTAAAAGCGAATACTCTAAAATTATAGGCGAGGCCAAGTTTCAGGGTAGCAGCCTGGTATTGCCGGGTAACTATATTACGCTGGCTGGTTTGGGTGATAGGTTTAATGGGGATCACCTGGTATCTGCTGTTGTGCATGATATTTCGGATGGTAACTGGAATACCGAAACATCCATAGGCTTGCCAAACACCTGGTTTATAGAAGAGCCTGATGTAATGTCGCCACCAAATTCGGGTGTGTTACCTGCCGCACGTGGCCTGATTAACGGTACGGTTAAGCAAATGTCCGAAGATCCTGATGGTCAGTTCCGCATACTGGTTAATGTGCAAATGTTTGATATAAGCGGACAGGGCATCTGGGCGCGCTTGTCTAATTTCTATTCAACCAGCGGTGCCGGTGCTTTCTTTTTGCCTGAAGTAGGAGATGAGGTAGTACTGGGTTTTCTGAATGAAGACCCGAGATACCCCGTTATCCTCGGTAGTATGTATAGTTCATCCCAAATAAAACCTTACAGCATTTTGACGCCGAATGATAAAAACTCATTGAAGTCTATCGTTTCAAAATCGGGTATCTACGTGGAGTTTAACGATACGGATAAGATACTGACTATTAACACACCTAACAAGAACACGATGATTTATAGTGATAAAGATAAAAGTATCACGATACAGGATCAGAACAGCAATAGTATAGTAATGTCGTCAGATGGTATTACCATGAAGAGTAATAATAACATCAATATACAAGCCGCACAAAAGGTGAACATTAAAGGCGATATGGGTATAACCATCCAGTCATCAAGCGGAGATGTAGCCATAAGCGGCCTGAATGTTAAAGAAACCGCTCAAATGGAATATTCGGCAGAGGGCAGTATGACTGCCAAGATTAGCAGCGGTATGCAAATGACCCTGAAAAGTGCCATGATTATGATTAACTAA
- a CDS encoding DUF5908 family protein, whose translation MPIEIREIVIKTEISSTGQSNAGTIREKDLNMLKRQLLEECKRIISETSKKQTYKR comes from the coding sequence ATGCCGATCGAGATCAGAGAAATAGTGATTAAAACAGAAATATCGTCTACCGGGCAAAGCAATGCAGGTACGATAAGAGAGAAAGATCTGAACATGCTTAAACGGCAATTGCTCGAAGAATGCAAAAGAATCATTTCCGAAACTTCAAAGAAACAAACTTATAAACGATAA